From Variimorphobacter saccharofermentans, one genomic window encodes:
- a CDS encoding polysaccharide deacetylase family protein, which yields MDTNENDNHRNKRGKKTVIIIVCEILILLLLIGSYRIYVLWKEKQTSSPNSGNSTSQEDKSSAQENASQNGENESSDGKQEEVEDELSAEEIEAVKEQERLMQEEKERQELINQADQLALSYDYEGAIELLKKYQGTEGSYEKYTTLVAAVERLEKEKSELLLYGGSYQSVSEINHIFFHALVADNSKAFDGDRMSRGYNMYMTTISEFKKMMQKMYEDGYVLVRMADLVKKVTKEDGTTIYEEGEIYLPAGKKPFVLSEDDVNYYEYMETDGFATRIVIGEDGKPTCEMRADDGSIITGDFDIVPILDAFVEEHPDFSYKGAKGLLAITGYEGTLGYRTNDPESPTYEQDVEQVKKVAQALKEDGWELGSHSWGHLNMTTASFEVFKKDTDKWMAEVGSLIGPTEIYVFPFGADIEVTTGSYSGEKFQYMKECGFTMFCGVYKSPWMYIKDDYMRMTRRPLDGQAMLEFPERLSDLFDVKDIIDPERPAKDW from the coding sequence ATGGATACGAATGAAAATGACAATCATCGTAACAAACGAGGTAAAAAAACAGTTATAATTATAGTATGTGAAATTCTAATTCTCTTATTGCTAATCGGATCCTATCGGATTTATGTATTGTGGAAGGAAAAGCAAACAAGCTCACCGAATTCAGGAAACTCTACTTCACAAGAAGATAAATCATCGGCTCAGGAAAATGCTTCTCAAAATGGAGAGAACGAATCCTCGGATGGGAAACAGGAGGAAGTGGAGGATGAGCTTTCAGCTGAAGAAATTGAAGCGGTCAAAGAACAGGAAAGATTAATGCAGGAAGAGAAGGAGCGTCAGGAATTAATCAATCAGGCGGATCAGCTTGCATTGAGCTATGACTATGAAGGGGCAATTGAGCTGCTTAAGAAATATCAGGGGACAGAAGGAAGCTATGAGAAATACACAACCTTAGTAGCAGCAGTAGAACGCCTTGAGAAGGAAAAGAGTGAGCTTTTACTCTACGGGGGTTCCTATCAATCCGTATCAGAAATTAATCATATATTCTTTCATGCACTGGTTGCTGATAATTCAAAAGCCTTTGATGGTGACAGAATGTCACGCGGCTATAATATGTATATGACAACTATATCGGAATTTAAGAAAATGATGCAGAAGATGTACGAGGACGGATATGTTCTTGTGAGAATGGCAGACCTGGTAAAGAAGGTAACGAAGGAGGATGGGACAACCATCTACGAAGAGGGCGAGATATATTTGCCTGCAGGAAAAAAGCCCTTTGTATTATCAGAGGATGATGTGAATTACTATGAATATATGGAGACTGATGGATTTGCTACGCGTATCGTCATAGGTGAGGATGGGAAGCCGACCTGTGAAATGAGAGCGGATGACGGATCCATTATCACAGGTGATTTTGATATTGTTCCTATACTGGATGCCTTTGTAGAGGAGCATCCCGACTTTTCCTATAAGGGTGCCAAAGGACTTCTTGCTATAACTGGTTACGAAGGCACATTGGGATATCGTACCAATGATCCGGAATCGCCAACCTATGAACAGGATGTGGAACAGGTAAAGAAGGTGGCTCAGGCGCTCAAAGAGGATGGCTGGGAGCTTGGATCCCATAGCTGGGGACATCTAAATATGACTACAGCAAGCTTTGAGGTCTTTAAAAAAGATACTGACAAATGGATGGCAGAGGTGGGCTCACTGATTGGACCTACCGAGATCTATGTGTTTCCCTTTGGTGCTGATATAGAAGTCACCACCGGTAGCTACAGTGGTGAGAAATTCCAGTATATGAAAGAGTGTGGCTTTACCATGTTTTGCGGGGTATATAAGTCACCATGGATGTATATTAAGGATGATTATATGAGAATGACCAGAAGACCTTTGGATGGACAGGCAATGCTGGAATTCCCGGAGCGTTTATCCGATTTATTTGATGTGAAGGATATTATTGACCCGGAGCGTCCGGCAAAGGACTGGTAG
- the whiA gene encoding DNA-binding protein WhiA, with protein sequence MSFSKDVKEELSAQYSSARHCCLAELAAMLSYEGRIVQSGSKYYLKIQTENIDVARKYFTLIRKTFNINNDVSVKTNISLKNNTSYTLIIKNMETITHILQATKLSCDDMTVSPLPVQGVHELKVSSQLITQNTCCKRAFIRGAFLVSGSMSNPKKAYHLEVVVSSLDKAEHLREMITAFSIDAKIVMRKKNYVVYIKEGSQIVDFLNVVEAHIALMNLENVRILKEMRNSINRQVNCEAANINKTVTAATKQIEDIIYIRDHVGYGDLSEGLEDIAKLRVEYPEASLKELGAMLLPPIGKSGVNHRLRKLSMIADHLRELKEENSHDNEGNSH encoded by the coding sequence ATGTCGTTTTCAAAGGATGTAAAAGAAGAGCTTTCTGCACAGTATAGTAGCGCAAGGCACTGTTGTCTGGCAGAATTGGCTGCAATGCTATCCTACGAGGGCAGAATTGTCCAATCCGGTTCGAAATATTATCTGAAAATACAAACGGAAAATATTGACGTAGCAAGAAAATACTTTACATTAATAAGAAAAACATTTAATATAAATAATGATGTTTCTGTTAAAACTAATATCAGTCTTAAAAACAATACGTCGTATACCCTTATCATTAAAAATATGGAGACGATTACGCATATCCTTCAGGCAACGAAATTGTCCTGCGACGATATGACAGTGTCGCCTTTACCAGTACAGGGAGTTCATGAGCTGAAGGTTTCGAGTCAGTTGATAACACAGAATACCTGTTGTAAAAGAGCATTTATCCGTGGTGCCTTTCTGGTATCCGGATCAATGAGTAATCCCAAGAAGGCTTATCACTTGGAAGTAGTCGTATCAAGCTTGGATAAGGCGGAGCATCTCAGGGAAATGATAACAGCCTTTTCCATTGATGCCAAGATAGTAATGCGTAAAAAGAATTACGTAGTTTATATTAAGGAAGGCTCTCAAATCGTTGATTTCCTCAATGTTGTTGAAGCACACATTGCTTTAATGAACTTGGAGAACGTAAGAATACTAAAGGAAATGCGCAATTCGATTAATCGTCAGGTGAATTGTGAGGCAGCTAACATCAATAAGACAGTAACTGCTGCGACAAAACAGATTGAGGATATCATTTATATCCGTGATCATGTAGGATATGGAGATTTGTCAGAAGGTTTGGAGGACATTGCAAAATTACGGGTAGAATATCCGGAGGCTTCATTGAAGGAACTTGGAGCAATGCTACTGCCACCGATTGGGAAATCCGGTGTAAACCATAGATTAAGAAAGTTAAGTATGATTGCAGATCATTTGAGAGAGCTTAAGGAGGAAAATAGTCATGATAACGAAGGAAATAGTCATTAA
- a CDS encoding HPr family phosphocarrier protein, which produces MITKEIVINIPNGLEARPVALLVQVASQYECSIHVVSEEKRVNAKSIMGMMSLGISAGETVTVTADGPDEQQAIENIEKYLSSK; this is translated from the coding sequence ATGATAACGAAGGAAATAGTCATTAACATTCCTAACGGTCTGGAAGCGAGACCTGTTGCACTACTAGTTCAGGTGGCAAGTCAATATGAATGTAGCATTCATGTAGTTAGTGAAGAAAAAAGAGTAAATGCAAAGAGCATTATGGGCATGATGAGTTTGGGTATCTCAGCCGGAGAGACCGTAACTGTGACAGCAGATGGACCGGATGAGCAGCAGGCGATAGAGAATATTGAAAAATATTTAAGTAGTAAATAG
- the rapZ gene encoding RNase adapter RapZ has product MRFVIVTGMSGAGKSSTLKMLEDAGYFCVDNLPVQLVKKFSKLIMQGNQSKVALGLDIRSGQSLREMDTIIQDIKRSNIPVEILFLDCSQEVLVKRYKETRRNHPLSGVGRVEKGIALERERLYFLRKNADVIIDTSHLLIRDLKAQINKIYLNDEGFSNFYITVLSFGFKYGIPVDSDLVFDVRFLPNPYYVDELKKKTGNNEEVRQYVMASGTAGKFMDKLEDMLLFLIPNYIAEGKNQLVVSIGCTGGKHRSVTLVNELAKRLNNTEYGLKVEHRDIERDD; this is encoded by the coding sequence ATGAGATTTGTAATTGTTACAGGGATGTCCGGAGCAGGAAAAAGTTCAACCTTGAAGATGCTTGAGGATGCAGGATATTTTTGTGTTGACAATCTTCCGGTTCAATTAGTGAAGAAGTTTTCCAAATTAATCATGCAGGGAAATCAAAGCAAGGTCGCTTTGGGTCTTGACATCCGTAGCGGGCAATCCTTAAGAGAAATGGATACGATTATTCAGGATATAAAGCGTTCCAATATACCCGTGGAGATATTATTCTTGGATTGCTCACAGGAGGTTCTGGTAAAAAGATATAAGGAAACAAGAAGAAATCATCCACTATCCGGTGTTGGTAGAGTGGAAAAGGGAATTGCCCTGGAACGGGAAAGACTGTATTTTCTTCGAAAGAATGCCGATGTAATTATAGATACCAGTCATTTATTAATCCGTGATTTGAAAGCACAGATTAATAAAATTTATCTAAATGATGAAGGCTTTAGTAATTTTTATATCACAGTTCTTTCCTTTGGGTTTAAATACGGAATACCGGTGGACTCGGATCTGGTATTTGATGTAAGATTTTTACCTAATCCTTATTATGTTGATGAATTAAAGAAAAAAACAGGTAATAACGAAGAGGTAAGGCAATATGTCATGGCTTCAGGAACGGCTGGGAAATTTATGGATAAATTAGAGGACATGCTGCTCTTTCTAATACCAAACTACATTGCAGAAGGAAAGAACCAACTAGTGGTCAGCATAGGCTGTACCGGAGGAAAGCACCGTTCTGTCACCCTGGTGAATGAATTAGCCAAGAGATTGAACAATACGGAATATGGCTTAAAGGTTGAGCATAGAGATATTGAGAGGGATGATTAA